From the genome of Nitrospiria bacterium:
GAGCTGGAATCGGGCGTTTCTCTGCCGGAAACCCCGGAACGAAGAAAGCCAGCGACGTTTCGATGAAATCCGGAACCGGCTCGCGCCGCATCGCACCGACATCACGGCCTGGCCGGATCTATTAGACCTGGAGGAAGGCCGCGAGGTGCCGGCGCGGACGGCGCGTTGAAGCGGTTGTTTTTCCGCTTGACAACATCCCCCGCTCCGTGGTAAATAGTAACAATTCCTAAATAGGAATTAGTCTTAACAAATGCCCCTCGCGCCATCGAGGATGATGATGACGATGCTGACCCCCGAACAGATGCGGAAACGCTTCCAGGAGCGCCGGCTTAAATTCACAAGCCAGCGCTACGCCATCTACCGGGCGCTGGCCGCCTCCAAAGAACACCCGAGCGTGGAGGATCTTTACTCGACGGTCAAGAAGGCCTACCCGACCCTTTCGATGAACACGGTCTACAACACCCTCGAGAGCCTGAAGGAAATCGGCATCGCGTCGGAGATCAGCCTCTGGCACGACAAGGCCCGCTTCGACGCGAACCCGGCCTCGCACCATCATCTGGTCTGCCTGCGATGCAAAAAGATCGAGGACCTCTACGACGACACCCTGAACTGCCTGGCCCTGTCGCCCAAGGCCAAGCACCGCTACCGGATCACCGGGCACCGCGTCGAATTTCACGGCTACTGCAGCGACTGTAAACCCAAAACGACCCAACCCACAAAAAGGAGGAAACCCCAATGAGCAAGAAAGGCTTGAAAGGAACGAAGACCTGGGAAAATCTAAAAGAAGGGTTCGCCGGGGAATCCCAGGCCAACCGGCGTTATCTCTATTTCGCCCGTCGCGCCGACATCGAGGGACAGCCGGACATCGCCGGCGTGTTTCGCGACACGGCCGAGGGCGAGACCGGCCACGCCTTCGGGCATTTTGATTACCTGGCCGAGATCGGCGACCCGGTCACGGGCGTGGCCGTCGGCGATACAGCGGCCAACCTGAAATCGGCGATCGAAGGCGAAACCTACGAATACACCCAGATGTATCCGGGCTTCGCGAAGACCGCCCGTGAAGAAGGGTTCGCGGAGATCTCGGAATGGTTTGAGACGCTGGCCAAGGCCGAGAAGTCCCATGCGGGGCGCTTCACCAAGGCCCTGGACACCATCAAGAAATAGCTCCTCATCGGGGGCCGGAGCCGGCCCGGCATCGATCCGGCCCCCGGGTTTTATGATAAGGAACGGCGATGATCGCATTCGACTCTCCCCGATTCAAGGAAGCGGAAGCCTTCCAGGCCGAGACGTCGCGGGTCTACGAGATCTGCAACGGCTGCCGGAGATGCTTCAACCTCTGCCCGTCGTTCGACGTGCTGTTCCGCGGCATCGACGACAAGGACGGCGAGGTGGGCGCCGTGGAGGCTCCGGTTTTAAATCAAGTGGTGGATCTCTGTTACTACTGCAAACTCTGTTTTAACCACTGCCCGTACTGTCCGCCCCACAAGTACGACCTGGATTTTCCCCGGCTCATGCTTTGGGGAAAATACCTGAAGGCCGGCCGGCGGCGGCCCGGTTGGCGGGACCGGCTGTTGGTGGATGTCGACCTGATGGGCCGCTTGGGCGGGATGCTCGCTCCGCTGGCCAATTGGGCCATCCGTAAATCGTTCATTCGCCGGCTGATGGAGGCGCTGATCGGCCTCCATCGGGAACGGCTCCTCCCGGCCTTCCATCGGCAATCCTTCGCCGCCTGGTTTCGCCGAGCATCCGAACCGGGCAGGGGCGCGGCGCGCCGCGCCCCTGCACAGGAAAAAATAGCGCTCTTCTACACCTGTTACGTCAACCGGCACGATCCGGAGATCGGCAAGGCCGCGATCCAGGTCCTCGGGAAAAACGGAGTCGAGGTGATCTGCCCGGAACAGGAATGCTGCGGCATG
Proteins encoded in this window:
- a CDS encoding transcriptional repressor; this translates as MLTPEQMRKRFQERRLKFTSQRYAIYRALAASKEHPSVEDLYSTVKKAYPTLSMNTVYNTLESLKEIGIASEISLWHDKARFDANPASHHHLVCLRCKKIEDLYDDTLNCLALSPKAKHRYRITGHRVEFHGYCSDCKPKTTQPTKRRKPQ
- a CDS encoding anaerobic glycerol-3-phosphate dehydrogenase subunit C, whose amino-acid sequence is MIAFDSPRFKEAEAFQAETSRVYEICNGCRRCFNLCPSFDVLFRGIDDKDGEVGAVEAPVLNQVVDLCYYCKLCFNHCPYCPPHKYDLDFPRLMLWGKYLKAGRRRPGWRDRLLVDVDLMGRLGGMLAPLANWAIRKSFIRRLMEALIGLHRERLLPAFHRQSFAAWFRRASEPGRGAARRAPAQEKIALFYTCYVNRHDPEIGKAAIQVLGKNGVEVICPEQECCGMPYFDIGDLDAVREKARSNLKSLAAAVDAGYKIVSPMPTCSLMLKKEYPDLLRTEEARKVAANSLDLCEYLMKLEGQGKLAKDFVSGPGKIAYQVPCHLRDQNIGLKSRDLMKLIPGATVEVIERCSGHDGTFGVKKEYYDLSLKVGRKAFSAVDDAEADVAASDCPLSGLALEQSTGKKSVHPVQVLQKAYGLK
- a CDS encoding rubrerythrin family protein, with product MSKKGLKGTKTWENLKEGFAGESQANRRYLYFARRADIEGQPDIAGVFRDTAEGETGHAFGHFDYLAEIGDPVTGVAVGDTAANLKSAIEGETYEYTQMYPGFAKTAREEGFAEISEWFETLAKAEKSHAGRFTKALDTIKK